A genomic window from Cloacibacillus evryensis DSM 19522 includes:
- the kdpA gene encoding potassium-transporting ATPase subunit KdpA: MSSVIQYVVYVAILAAAALPLGSYIAKAMNGERVFLSPALVPCENAIYRILGVDKDEEMSWKYYALCVLVFSAVCLAGLTAMLMLQGHLPLNPQKLPGLGWHLAFNTAASFVTNTNWQAYSGENTLSYFSQSLGLTVQNFVSAGAGIAVLFALIRGIVRVRSKGVGSFWTDITRAVLYVMLPLSLIVAVALVSQGVMQNYSSYETVELMEPIVLEDGAKVSRQVVPMGPQASQVAPKQLGTNGGGYNGANSANALENPTPFSNLLELLSLLMIPAALCFSYGRGVKDKRQGRAVFLAMFIVLAASLAIVGYYEQAATPQLAQGGNVDLGTVMQPGGNMEGKESRFGIASSAAWAVFTTAASNGSVNSMHDSYTPIGGLVPMLLMQLGEVIFGGVGCGLYGMIGFVILTVFIIGLMVGRTPEYLGKKIEPFEMRMAVLVCLATPVAILAGCGIAALVPSVPASMNDPGPHGFSELLYAFSSAGGNNGSAFAGFNANTPFLNSALGLVMIFARFVPMTATLAIAGSLAGKRRAPESAGTLSTCNMTFAFLLILIVLLIGALSFFPALALGPVVEHLRMFRETF, from the coding sequence ATGAGTTCAGTGATACAGTATGTCGTCTATGTCGCGATCCTCGCCGCGGCGGCGCTGCCGCTCGGCAGTTATATCGCCAAGGCGATGAACGGAGAGAGGGTCTTTCTCTCGCCCGCCCTCGTCCCCTGTGAGAACGCCATATACAGGATACTCGGCGTCGATAAGGACGAGGAGATGAGCTGGAAGTATTATGCTCTCTGCGTTCTGGTCTTTTCAGCGGTCTGCCTCGCCGGCCTCACCGCCATGCTGATGCTGCAGGGACATCTGCCGCTCAATCCGCAGAAGTTGCCGGGCCTCGGCTGGCATCTGGCTTTCAACACCGCCGCCAGTTTCGTCACCAATACGAACTGGCAGGCATATTCAGGAGAAAACACGCTGAGCTATTTTTCCCAGTCGCTCGGCCTGACGGTGCAGAATTTCGTCTCCGCCGGCGCGGGAATCGCGGTGCTTTTCGCGCTGATACGCGGCATCGTCAGGGTGAGGTCAAAGGGGGTCGGCTCTTTCTGGACCGATATCACGCGCGCCGTGCTTTATGTGATGCTCCCGCTTTCGCTGATCGTCGCCGTGGCGCTCGTCTCCCAGGGCGTAATGCAGAATTATTCTTCCTATGAGACGGTGGAGCTGATGGAGCCGATAGTCCTCGAGGACGGCGCGAAGGTCTCGCGGCAGGTCGTCCCGATGGGGCCGCAGGCGAGTCAGGTCGCGCCGAAGCAGCTCGGCACGAACGGCGGCGGCTATAACGGCGCGAATTCGGCAAACGCCTTGGAAAACCCCACGCCATTTTCCAATTTGCTGGAGCTTCTGTCGCTGCTGATGATCCCCGCCGCCCTCTGTTTCTCATACGGGCGGGGCGTTAAGGACAAGCGGCAGGGGCGGGCGGTCTTTCTCGCGATGTTCATCGTGCTCGCCGCCTCGCTGGCGATCGTCGGCTATTATGAACAGGCGGCGACGCCGCAGTTGGCTCAGGGCGGAAATGTCGATCTCGGCACGGTGATGCAGCCGGGGGGAAATATGGAGGGCAAGGAGAGCCGCTTCGGCATCGCGAGCTCCGCGGCGTGGGCGGTATTCACGACCGCCGCCTCGAACGGCTCCGTCAATTCCATGCACGACAGCTACACGCCGATCGGCGGCCTCGTGCCGATGCTGCTGATGCAGCTCGGCGAGGTCATCTTCGGCGGCGTCGGCTGCGGCCTCTACGGGATGATCGGTTTCGTCATTCTGACGGTCTTCATCATCGGGCTGATGGTCGGGCGCACGCCGGAATATCTCGGCAAGAAGATCGAACCCTTCGAGATGCGCATGGCCGTCCTCGTCTGCCTCGCGACGCCGGTGGCGATACTGGCCGGCTGCGGCATCGCGGCGCTGGTCCCCTCCGTGCCCGCCAGTATGAACGACCCGGGACCGCACGGTTTTTCGGAGCTGCTCTACGCCTTCTCTTCAGCCGGGGGCAATAACGGCTCGGCCTTCGCGGGCTTCAACGCGAACACCCCCTTCCTGAACTCGGCGCTCGGCCTCGTGATGATCTTCGCGCGCTTCGTGCCGATGACCGCGACGCTGGCGATCGCCGGAAGTCTGGCGGGGAAAAGGCGCGCGCCGGAATCGGCGGGGACGCTCTCCACCTGCAATATGACTTTCGCCTTCCTGCTCATCCTCATCGTGCTGCTCATCGGCGCGCTCTCTTTTTTCCCCGCGCTGGCGCTCGGACCGGTCGTCGAGCATCTGAGAATGTTCCGGGAAACTTTTTGA
- a CDS encoding GntR family transcriptional regulator, translating to MNKSAENLAYEAILEMILSKEFSPGDRLVESEIAERLNLSRTPVRNVMRQLVAEGLLEVKENKGCYIPKLTPQDMYEVFKARAYMEGHASLEAASCRTEADILLLEEMIHKERAFYSEGKLKEYSEVNNAFHLSIARICKNTYIEKFTRQLFWRSELYIFHFDRFYTPSNPKELLRNPDESISCSQHLQIVNAIVAADGALAEGAMRSHIYTTFSKMSGRNPQAGICVPGFFTKTI from the coding sequence TTGAATAAATCCGCGGAAAATTTAGCGTATGAAGCTATATTGGAGATGATCCTGTCCAAGGAATTTTCTCCGGGAGACAGGCTCGTCGAGTCTGAAATAGCGGAAAGATTAAATCTCAGCAGGACTCCCGTGCGCAACGTGATGCGCCAGCTCGTGGCGGAGGGCCTTCTGGAAGTGAAAGAGAATAAAGGGTGCTACATTCCAAAACTCACGCCGCAGGATATGTACGAAGTCTTTAAGGCCAGAGCCTACATGGAGGGGCACGCGAGCCTTGAGGCGGCCTCGTGCCGCACGGAAGCGGATATTCTGCTGCTCGAAGAAATGATTCACAAAGAGCGGGCTTTTTACAGCGAAGGCAAACTTAAAGAATATTCTGAGGTAAACAACGCCTTTCATCTGTCCATTGCGAGGATATGCAAAAACACATATATAGAAAAATTCACGCGCCAACTGTTCTGGCGGTCGGAACTTTATATATTCCATTTCGATAGGTTTTACACGCCGTCAAACCCAAAGGAGCTCCTGCGGAATCCTGACGAATCTATCAGCTGCAGTCAGCATCTTCAGATCGTCAACGCGATCGTGGCCGCCGACGGCGCTCTGGCGGAGGGCGCGATGCGCTCGCATATCTACACGACATTTTCAAAAATGTCAGGTCGAAACCCGCAGGCGGGCATTTGCGTCCCCGGGTTTTTCACAAAAACAATATAA
- a CDS encoding Na+/H+ antiporter NhaC family protein — MDSYGILSLLPPLLAVIIAIRTKNVITALFWSGLLGVFVLAGGNPITAVPMYIKDYIFVQAADGYNSSLLVMMIFIGGFVGVVTESGGASAFANRVAHIINTRCKAQLAVWFMGLLIFFSDSGNPLIIGPAFQPITDRIKVSREKLAWLLDATASPVCILIPFIGWGIFIMGLMQKEFDALHLGYTDFETFVRVIPFQFYAIGTLFMIPIVALTGREFGAMFRAEKRAIELNQPYAPGSQTARTTIDTQDVHPGATYNMMLLPLIVLFVTIFGLLIPQGFPLQPVKGAVLRSALCTGYLLGAFVCMLLMVKNKVATFKESFGMYMNGAKSVTFILMILVLAWVLGSVCKALGTANFIVELARGNIPTFAVPLLLFFVGMCISFATGSSWGTFAILIPLAIPMSVKLGAPLYASIGAVLSGGLFGDHCSPISDTTVLSAIGAACDLIDHVKTQLPYALMVCVVCSVGYLLAGIYETPLLLFGVLAGVLVMILGCSMIWGKRLSDEPDEAAAPADVAEN; from the coding sequence ATGGATAGCTACGGAATTCTTTCATTGTTGCCGCCTCTGCTGGCAGTCATCATCGCGATCAGGACCAAAAATGTCATTACCGCTCTCTTCTGGTCGGGCCTTCTGGGAGTTTTTGTTCTGGCAGGAGGAAACCCGATCACCGCTGTTCCTATGTATATCAAAGATTATATTTTTGTGCAGGCTGCCGACGGGTACAATTCCAGCCTTCTCGTGATGATGATCTTCATCGGAGGTTTTGTCGGGGTTGTTACGGAATCCGGCGGTGCTTCGGCTTTTGCCAACAGGGTCGCGCACATCATCAATACGCGGTGCAAGGCTCAGCTGGCCGTTTGGTTCATGGGGCTTTTGATTTTCTTCTCGGATTCCGGAAATCCGCTTATCATCGGCCCGGCGTTCCAGCCGATAACCGACAGGATAAAGGTAAGCCGCGAAAAACTGGCATGGCTGCTTGACGCCACAGCTTCGCCCGTCTGCATTTTGATTCCGTTCATCGGCTGGGGAATTTTCATCATGGGACTGATGCAGAAGGAATTCGACGCGCTTCACCTGGGCTATACTGATTTTGAGACTTTTGTGCGAGTCATCCCGTTCCAGTTCTATGCGATCGGCACTCTCTTCATGATTCCTATCGTCGCGCTGACCGGCAGAGAGTTCGGCGCAATGTTCAGAGCGGAAAAAAGGGCTATCGAGCTGAATCAGCCATACGCTCCCGGATCTCAGACGGCAAGAACGACGATCGATACGCAGGACGTCCATCCCGGAGCAACATACAATATGATGCTGCTGCCGCTTATCGTTTTGTTCGTAACCATTTTTGGGCTCCTCATTCCGCAGGGTTTCCCGCTGCAGCCGGTCAAGGGCGCAGTCCTTCGCTCTGCCCTCTGCACCGGATATTTGCTCGGCGCCTTCGTCTGCATGCTGCTCATGGTCAAAAATAAGGTCGCCACATTCAAAGAAAGTTTTGGAATGTATATGAACGGCGCCAAGAGCGTCACCTTTATTCTTATGATACTGGTGCTCGCCTGGGTCTTAGGTTCTGTCTGCAAAGCGCTTGGAACAGCCAATTTCATAGTTGAGCTGGCAAGGGGCAATATTCCCACATTTGCGGTGCCGCTTCTGCTCTTCTTCGTCGGGATGTGCATCTCGTTTGCGACCGGCTCGTCCTGGGGAACGTTCGCTATCCTTATTCCGCTTGCCATTCCGATGTCCGTTAAGCTTGGCGCTCCTTTGTACGCCTCGATAGGCGCGGTCCTTTCGGGCGGGCTCTTTGGAGACCACTGCTCGCCGATTTCTGACACGACGGTCCTTTCGGCCATCGGCGCCGCCTGTGATTTGATCGACCACGTTAAGACTCAACTGCCGTACGCTTTGATGGTGTGCGTAGTCTGCAGTGTGGGCTATCTTCTCGCCGGTATATACGAGACGCCGCTTCTTCTCTTTGGCGTCCTTGCCGGAGTGCTTGTGATGATCCTCGGTTGCAGCATGATCTGGGGCAAACGCCTCTCCGACGAACCGGACGAGGCTGCGGCGCCGGCCGATGTCGCGGAGAATTAG
- a CDS encoding sodium:solute symporter family transporter, producing MFTFAPLWIGYALILVLIAKYSRSHDALLPGKVGVVVQALAYVATYISAVALVGFGGLCYLFGLQMLLVAAGNVWFGTWFVYRYLAWPTRLWQRKLDARTPAELLAKAYQIPVLQTFIGAISVVLLVVYGSAVFKGAAVMVAGVLPISVNAALIALVAIVGLSVIWGGLRGVLYTEAIQGFVMIIGVGALLIALLKAVGGPVHGLQQLAALPPAKGADNGFLALSSGAGGLNVIFLTIVTSVGIWAQPQLIQRHFALRSMEETKKAAPLAMLALSVVVGGAYFASALSRVMLGDGITNPDIVLPTLVHQLLPAFGQQMFALAIVSASLSTASALLHIASGSLGRDVFKKELKGWSWRGVVVLCTLGSGIFAIKSGSIIAVICATSWTLLACAIMVPYLGLLAFGPKAGPQAALASSLGGFVGSIAWYMTAYASTSKAITGLAAPGILGAIHPIIPGILASAAIFALCAKRVSVKAEAKAEAEA from the coding sequence ATGTTCACCTTCGCTCCGCTGTGGATAGGTTATGCTTTAATACTCGTCCTTATCGCAAAATACTCGCGCAGTCACGACGCGCTGCTTCCCGGCAAGGTAGGAGTCGTCGTTCAGGCCTTAGCCTATGTCGCCACCTACATTTCAGCGGTCGCGCTCGTCGGATTCGGCGGCCTCTGCTACCTCTTCGGCCTGCAAATGCTGCTCGTCGCCGCTGGCAACGTCTGGTTTGGCACCTGGTTCGTTTACAGATACCTCGCCTGGCCGACGCGCCTTTGGCAGAGAAAGCTTGACGCGCGCACGCCTGCCGAACTGCTCGCGAAAGCCTACCAGATACCGGTCCTGCAGACCTTCATCGGCGCGATTTCCGTCGTTCTTTTGGTAGTCTACGGCTCGGCGGTATTCAAGGGCGCGGCCGTGATGGTGGCTGGAGTGCTTCCCATCTCGGTGAACGCCGCGCTCATCGCCCTTGTAGCGATCGTCGGCCTATCGGTCATCTGGGGCGGCCTGCGCGGAGTGCTTTATACCGAAGCCATTCAGGGATTCGTAATGATCATCGGCGTCGGCGCACTGCTCATCGCACTGCTTAAAGCGGTGGGCGGCCCCGTCCACGGCCTCCAGCAACTGGCGGCGCTGCCTCCCGCGAAGGGCGCCGACAACGGCTTCCTGGCTCTTTCCAGCGGCGCCGGCGGCCTCAACGTGATCTTCCTTACAATAGTGACCTCCGTCGGCATCTGGGCACAGCCACAGCTCATACAGCGCCATTTCGCGCTGCGGAGCATGGAGGAGACGAAAAAGGCGGCGCCGCTGGCAATGCTCGCCCTCTCGGTGGTAGTTGGAGGAGCCTACTTTGCCAGCGCCCTCTCGAGGGTGATGCTGGGCGACGGCATCACCAACCCAGACATCGTGCTGCCGACGCTCGTCCACCAGCTGCTCCCGGCCTTCGGACAGCAGATGTTCGCCTTAGCGATCGTCTCCGCCTCGCTCTCCACGGCCTCCGCGCTGCTTCACATCGCAAGCGGCAGCCTCGGACGCGACGTCTTTAAAAAAGAACTCAAAGGCTGGTCATGGCGCGGAGTGGTGGTCCTTTGCACGCTGGGAAGCGGCATCTTCGCGATCAAGAGCGGCTCGATCATCGCCGTCATCTGCGCGACGAGCTGGACGCTGCTGGCCTGCGCGATCATGGTCCCCTACCTCGGACTGCTCGCCTTCGGCCCCAAGGCCGGCCCGCAGGCGGCGCTCGCAAGCTCTCTCGGCGGCTTCGTCGGCTCGATAGCCTGGTACATGACGGCCTACGCCTCGACCTCCAAAGCGATCACCGGTCTCGCCGCCCCCGGGATACTGGGCGCGATCCACCCTATAATCCCCGGGATCCTAGCCTCAGCCGCGATCTTCGCGCTCTGCGCGAAGAGGGTAAGCGTGAAAGCCGAAGCAAAAGCAGAGGCAGAGGCATAG
- a CDS encoding saccharopine dehydrogenase C-terminal domain-containing protein: MKKVLVLGAGRIAKPCISYLIDKSYEVYVADISKENIERCIDGNKNGHALVGDVLPNLARSIDDISPDIVICLLPQPCMAQAAKVCVDKGVDYVNPSYIKDEMRALDGPAKEKGVTLLCELGLDPGIDHMSASKTIEEIHENNGKVLSFKSWCGALPALAANNNPLGYKLSWAPSSLVHASRRDARIVRDGKVILWPNGETYAHAGLIEVKGLGWFEEYANADSTPYVKTYNMPEVKEVYRGTLRFPGWCEMICKMQDLGLYDDRKRSFKGKTYADVTRELVGVGKEENLKEALRSFLELENCSFVMMKLEWLGLLDETTVPIEYGDMYDFVECLYKDKLGFASGEEDLSVMMHRYVVEYPDRRVVKTSTLIDYGSSDTDFSVAKLTGLPPAIGAQLILEGKINKKGVISPTMPEVYEPELEELKKLGIEFKETEEAID; this comes from the coding sequence TTGAAAAAAGTATTAGTTTTAGGCGCGGGAAGAATTGCGAAACCATGTATCTCCTATTTGATTGATAAGAGTTACGAAGTATATGTGGCCGATATTTCAAAGGAAAATATCGAAAGGTGCATCGACGGCAATAAAAATGGTCATGCGCTTGTCGGAGACGTGTTGCCGAACCTTGCGAGATCGATCGACGACATCAGCCCCGACATCGTGATCTGCCTCCTTCCGCAGCCTTGCATGGCGCAGGCGGCCAAGGTCTGCGTGGACAAGGGCGTCGACTACGTCAACCCGTCGTATATAAAGGACGAGATGCGCGCGCTGGACGGCCCCGCGAAGGAAAAGGGCGTCACTCTGCTCTGCGAGCTCGGCCTCGACCCCGGGATCGACCACATGTCGGCCAGCAAAACGATCGAAGAGATACACGAGAACAACGGTAAGGTGCTTTCTTTCAAATCGTGGTGCGGCGCTCTGCCCGCGCTTGCGGCGAACAACAATCCGCTCGGGTACAAGCTTTCGTGGGCGCCTTCAAGCCTCGTCCACGCAAGCCGCAGGGACGCGCGCATAGTGAGAGACGGCAAGGTCATCCTCTGGCCGAACGGAGAGACGTACGCGCACGCCGGGCTTATCGAGGTAAAAGGGCTCGGCTGGTTCGAAGAATATGCGAACGCGGATTCCACCCCGTATGTGAAGACCTACAACATGCCGGAGGTCAAAGAGGTATATCGCGGCACACTGCGTTTTCCCGGCTGGTGCGAGATGATCTGCAAAATGCAGGATCTCGGCCTGTACGACGACCGGAAAAGAAGTTTCAAAGGCAAGACGTACGCGGACGTGACGCGTGAGCTCGTGGGCGTTGGCAAAGAAGAGAATCTGAAAGAGGCGCTCCGCAGTTTCCTCGAACTGGAAAACTGCTCCTTCGTGATGATGAAACTGGAATGGCTTGGCCTGCTTGACGAAACGACAGTGCCTATCGAATATGGTGATATGTATGATTTCGTCGAATGTCTATATAAAGATAAGCTCGGTTTTGCCTCTGGCGAAGAGGACCTTTCCGTTATGATGCACCGTTACGTGGTTGAGTATCCCGACAGGCGCGTCGTCAAGACCTCGACTCTGATCGATTACGGTAGCAGCGACACGGATTTCTCTGTAGCGAAGCTGACGGGGCTGCCTCCAGCGATCGGTGCGCAGCTTATATTGGAAGGCAAGATCAACAAGAAAGGCGTCATTTCACCGACGATGCCAGAGGTCTACGAGCCTGAGCTCGAAGAGCTGAAAAAATTAGGGATTGAATTTAAGGAAACCGAAGAAGCGATAGACTAA